A segment of the Deltaproteobacteria bacterium genome:
ATCGGTAGCCGACAACCAGGAAGATCCTCCAGACCAGGACGAGAAAACTCAAGACGATCATGGCCAAACCGACCCAGGCCCAGGGGCTTTGGAAAGCCTCGAGTCGAAGCCGTTCCAGATCATCGGCCAGATGAAGACGCATCGCGACGGCCAGGGCCAGGATCGTCACCAAGCTCAGGGCAACGGTCACCTTGCTCCAGTTGAACCTCCAGCCCAAATTGTCAACCGGTTTCGTCATCGATACGAGTTTATTTGTGAGGACGAACGAATCCGACTTCCGGCTCATGAACGCGTTGGAATGCACGGCAACCTTCCTCGTGATCTTTTCTGTATAAGGAGAAGAGTTGGAATGAACTTCCCGAATGGACAGGGCAGGACGCACTGTCGAGGAAAACGCCTTTTGACCTAAACGCTGACAAAGTCAATGAAAATAAAATCAACATTCACAGTATGTTATAAACTCATGATTAAACAATGCCTCGAAAATCGGCCCGGCAGGCCATTTCCGGAGCTAAACACAATCATTTGAAAATCTGGGAAAAAAAGAAAATCGAATGGACGCGGAGTGGTTTTACATCTCCAGCAGGAGGGCGGCGACTTCATCCGGCCGTTCGGTCATGGCGAAATGTCCGGAATCCAGGGTCATGACCCGCCATCGAGCAGCAGGGACTGCATTTCGAGCCGCCTCAAAGGCCTGGCGCGTCACGGCGGCAAAATCACTTTTGACACACCAGACGTAAAGTTTGGGGATATCGTTCAACGCGGCCATGTCCACCATCGACGGGGCCGTGTACGGATGAAGGGCCTCCAGACCGAAATCTTTCCGAGGATCGAGTCCAGAAAGGCCCAAAAGATCGAACAGGGACTTGCCGAGTTGGGGAACCGCGGCGTCGAGGAATACCATGGCCTTGACCAGACCGGGCCGCTGTCTGGCCGCTTCGGCGACGACCAGGCCCCCGTAGCTGTGTCCGGTCAGGACTACGGGTTGGTCGGCTGCGGCCACGGATAACACCTGAACGATCTGTTCTCCGTGATCCTGCAAAGTGCTTGACTCCGGCAAAGACAGATCCGGGTGGAAGACCTTCCGACCAAGGGCCTCGAGCCTCATGGTCACCGGGTTCCAGACGGCCCCATGGGAACCTCCGCCATGAACGAGAACGATGTTTGGAATCGGCATGAAATCCTCCATGGAGTCAGGGCAAAAAAACGGTCCCAAAATGCAAGCCGGATTCGTCCCAAATGAATTCGTCACGGAACGTATACGTGGATAGACCAATCCCGCCCATGAGAAAAGGCCTTTAAACAGCCCAGATCCAAAGTTAAAACCTTGCGGTGGGTGACGGTTTGACATAGGGATTTCTGAATTATTCGAGAATTCATCGAAAACGCCAGGAGATTCCGTCATGCCCACGGTCACAAGACAGCCATCGGACCACTCAAAAATTCGCAGCCGCGAGATTCTCGAAAACGCACCTATTGGATTTTTCGAGGCCGACTTGGAAGGACGGATTCTTTTCGCCAATCCCGCTTTGGCCAAAATCCACGGCTACGAATCCGTCGAAGCCATGGTCGCGGCCGAAATTTTTTCTGCAGTCTGTGCCGACCCTGGAAGCTGGGAAAGATTGGTGGATCTTTTGAAACTTCAAGGTCGCGTGAACGATTTCGAATGCCGTCACAAAAAAATGGATGGGACCCTGTTCTGGACAACGGTTCATGCCTGTCTCGACAATTATGCGGGCAAGGATAACGCCGTTGTCCAAGCCTTCTGCATCGACGCCACCGATGCCAGTGGGGCGGCGGCGAAACTGGAAAAATTCCGCTGGCTCGTCTGTCCCGAGCGGACGGAAAAAGGTCTGATCGCCCCTTCCGGACAATGTCCGGCCAACCCGGCCTACAAAACCGAATTTAGCGGCACCGGAGCCATTGGCCGATGTCTGGACCCGGATCTGCTGCGGCAAATGGCCGGAGAGTGCGTTGAACTTCTGGGAACGTCCATCGCCGTCATGGAAAAGGACGGAACCTACGTCCTCAAGGCCGACATCTCCCAATGGTGTTCCCTGCTCGACACGGCCTCCAGGACCAATTGTATGGCCGAAAGCAACGCCATGGCCATGAATTCGGGCCAATGGCTCTGCCATGAATGCTGGATGAAAACCTGCACCAAGGCCATGCGCATCCGTGAACCCGAGGAATCGGATTGCCCCGGAGGCATACGATGTTATGCCGTTCCAATCCTGGCCAACGACGAGGTCATCGGATCCATCGCCCTGGGCCTGGGCTCGCCGCCCCTGGATTCCGGAAGCTTGAAGACCCTGGCCTGGCGCTACCGAATCCCCGACGATCGACTGCATGCCGCGGCCACGATCTACGACCCCCGCCCGACGTTCCTCATCGAATCGACGAAAAACCGGGTTCTGAGCGTGGCCAGGCTCATCGGTTCCATGGTCGAACGCTTCCGGGCCGAGGATGCCCTTCGGCAGAGCGAAGACCTCTACAGGGTCCTGGTTGCCAACGCCTCCCAAGCCATTCTGGTCATTCAGAACGGGTTCATCACCTTCGCCAACGCCTATGCCGAAAAAATTTCCGGGTTCACCGCCGAGGAGATCAGCGGACACCCCATTCATCGATTCGTCCACCCCGATGACCAGGAACGGGTCTTCACGAATTTCATCCGCAGGCTGTCCGGGGAGAGCCTCGAACCCTATCCGTTCCGGTTCATCGCCCGGGACGGAAGCGTCAAATGGGTCGAGACCACCGGAGTAGTCTTTCAATTGCAAGGCAAGGACGCTTCTCTCATCTTTCTGACCGACATCACTCGGCATAAACTGACCGAAAAAGCCTTGGCCCAGGCGACAGGATCGACCACCGGCATCTAAAGGCCACGACAGAGCGCGTTCAAAACACAACCCAATGGAGCCAGACCCATGTCCGTCCGCCCATCCCTGTCCATCATGGTCACGGTCAGTTTTCTCGTCGTCGGCAACCTCATTGGAGTAGGCATTCTGGCCCTGCCCATCAACACCGGCCTGGCCGGATTCATCCCCGCCCTTGCGGGCATGGTCCTCCTTGGCGGAGCCATGTTCTTCTCTGCCATGGTCCTGGCACGGGAGGCCGTCCAGGCCCGGAAGGAGACCTTCAACCTGCCAAGCCTCTACGGGGCCTACCTGGGTCGGACCGGAAAATGGGTGGCCATTCTGGCCAACATGCTGATCCTCTACGGACTGCTCGTAGCCTACCTGACCGGAGGAACGACCATCATCGGAAACATCTTCGGCCTGCCCGAACAATTCAATTGGCTGGTAACCTTAATTTTCTTTGCCGTACTGACCGGCACGGCCCTGATGAAGGTGGACATGATCCTCAAGTACAACAGTCTGATCATGATCTGTCTGTTCATCTTTTTTGGGCTCATGGTCGGAATCGGGGAAACCAATGTGGAAAGTGGCGCTCTCGGCTACATGGACTGGAGGTTCTTGCCCTACACCGCACCCATCATCGTCACCGCCTTCCACTTTCACAATATCATCCCGGACGTCTGTACCAGTCTGAAATGGGATCTTTCCGCCGTCTGGAAAACCATGCTTGGCGGCATGCTCATCGGCTTTGTCATGAACGCCGTGTGGATCCAGGTCGGCATCGGCGTCCTACCCCTGGAGGGAACCGAAAACAGCCTCCTGGCCGCCTTCGAACAGAACCTTCCGGCCACGGTACCCATGTCTGCCGTCATCCATTCCAAGCTGTTCCTCGTGGCCTCCCTGGTCTTCTCCCTTCTGGCCATCATGACCTCCTATCTCGCCAACGGCATGGGACTTCTGAGCTTCATCCGGGACATGACCGAAAACCAGTTCCATTTTCAGAACCGCAGCCTGGCCGCAGCCTTGACATTTGGTCCGCCCCTGGCCATCGCCCTGCTCTGGCCCGACGTCTTTCTGACGGCCATAAACGTCGTTGGCGGGGTGGGCATCGTCGTCCTCTTCGGCATCCTGCCGAGCCTCATCTTTCTGCGCAAGAATCCCGGACCGGGAACAAGGGTTCTTGGCCTGATCATGCTCGTTCTCTTTCTCGTCTGCCTGGGACTTGAAATCGGCCAGGAGGCAGGTCTTCTGCACATTCATCCCGAGGTGGAACACTGGCACCCGCAATTGGACTCGATTCCCGCCCCATGAGGGCAAGCATGGCCGGTGATGCCTGTTTGATTGCGGCGTTTTCCCCGGGCATCAACCATGCCTTGTGAGAAAAGAAACAATCTTGTCAGCCTGTTTTTCGTTCCGTATGTGTGCGTGACATTCATCTCGAAGTGATGAAACCCTCCCTTCGCAGGAGTACGACGTATGACAGCCTACACGGTGTATCTGGAACAGCTTCCCGGTCTGCTCGACGCATGGTCAAGAGACTATGCCGTACACGTGCCCGTTCAGACCGAACCGGGCTTCTACGATTTCGCCCCCTGGGGGAAAGAGGTTGAAATCGCCTGGGACTACGATGTGGCATACAACTCCCCCAAACGTTTTCTTCTCCCTTCCCAGGAAGACCTTATCGCCTACGACGCCCGGTCCTGCACGGCTGAACCTGTGTTTGAGGCCCCCAAGCAGCTCCTCTTTGGAGTCCATCCCTACGACGTCAGGGCCATCGCTCAGCTTGACCAGCTCCTGGAATCCGGGGCTCCCGACCAGTCCTACCGCCGACGACGGGAACAGACCCTGATCTTCGCCCTGGACCCCATCCGGGTGGCCGAAACTGCCTTCTGGTCGACCATGGGGGCCGGACAGGCCGACTTGGGCTTCGATCTCTACTGGACCAAGATCGGACCGGCTGCCTTCCTGGTCGTGGTCGGCTCGGCCAAGGGCGAGGAACTCCTCAAGGCCTCCGGACCAATACCCCAGGCCAGCGTGGCCGAACGCGACGCGGCCAGACGAACCGCCGAAGCCGTGCGCCTGGTGGCCGATCGCCGAGGGCTGCGTTTCCCCTGGCAGGATATCCCGGCCCTGCTCGAAAAATCATGGAACTCCCGGCTCTGGCGGGAACGCTCGGAAATGTGTCTGGCCTGCGGGTCCTGCAACGTGGTTTGTCCGACCTGCTACTGCTTCGATATCCGGGAGGAGATGGATCTGAACATGAAAACCGGACGCCGATTCCGGACCTGGGACGCGTGCATGCTCCCCTCCTTCGCCCTCATTGCCGGCGGCCATAACTTCCGGGCCAAGGCTTTGGAGCGCTACCGGCACCGATACTATCGAAAGGGCAAGTACATTTACGACCTTGTGGGCGAGCTCGGCTGCGTGGGCTGCGGCCGCTGCGTGAGAGCCTGCACTGCGGGCATCGCCAATCCCATGGAGGTCTACAACGCCCTGTGGGAGGAATTCAAATGAACCGTCGGAACTTTTCTCCCTACGTCCCGCGCCCGGCCACCCTCATCCGCAAGGAACGACTGTCCGCGCTGGTAACCCTGTTCGAGTTCGCCCCGGACAACGGACGCCCCTTGGCCCACAAGCCCGGGCAATTCATCCAGGTCTCGGTCTTCGGTGTGGGCGAAGCTCCCTTTTCCATCAGTTCCTTTCCCAACCCGGACACCCACCACTTCGAGATTGCCGTCCGCAAAATCGGGTCTGTGACCAACGCCCTGCACGTGCTAAACGAAGGCGACAAGGTCGCCATCCGCGGTCCCTACGGCTCCTTCTTTCCCATTCAGGAATTTGTGGGCAAGGACACCATTTTCGTGGCCGGAGGACTCGGATACATCCCCCTGCGCAGCCTGCTCCGCTACCAGCTCAAGCACCGCAACGAGTTCGGCCGGATCATACTCCTGGTCGGCACCCGCAATCCGTCTGAGCGCATCTTCGTCGACAGACTGGCCGAACTTTCGGCCCGGCCCGACGTGGACGTCTATGAGACCGTTGACGTTCCCGATGAACACTGGACCGGTCACGTGGGGCTCGTCACCACCCTGCTGCCCAAGCTGACTTTCGATCCCGACAACACCTACGTGGCCATGGTCGGACCGCCGGTCATGTACAAATTCGTCATCGCCGGCTGCAAGGATTTGGGCATCCACCCCTCCCGAATCTACGTCTCCCTGGAACGAAAGATGAAATGCGGCCTGGGCAAATGCGGCCATTGTCAGATCAACGGCCTGAACGCCTGCATTTCCGGACCGGTATTCCGCTACACCGACATCGAGTCCCTGCAGGAGGCCCTGTAGCCACCGGCTTCGGACGCATCACTTTTTTGGAGGACCCATGGCCAGCAAACCCAGAATCGCCTTCTTCGACTTCGCCGGTTGCGAGGGCGACCAGCTTCAGGTGGCCAACCTGGAGGAACGGCTTCTCGACCTCCTTGAACATGTCGAGGTGGTCAATTTCCGGGAGGTCATGACCGAAAGGAGCGACGACTACGACATCGCCTTTGTCGAGGGCTCCATCACCACCCCGGCCGACATAGACCGAATCAAGGGTATCCGGAAACGGGCCAAGATTCTGGTTGCCTTGGGGGCCTGCGCCACCATCGGTGGGGTGAACTGCATGAAGAATTTCATGGACGAGTCCGTGTACCGGACCCATGTCTACGGCCCCATGGCCCGGGCCTACGAAACCATCCCGGCCCGGCCCGTCTCGGCCGTCGTCCCTGTGGACGCCGAGATTCACGGCTGCCCCATCGACAAGGAGGAATTCCTGCGGGTCACCAAGGAACTTCTCCTGGGCCGGACCCCCTGGCTCCCGGACTACCCGGTGTGCATGGAGTGCAAGGCCGCCGGCAACATCTGCCGCTACGAATTGGGCAGACCCTGCCTCGGTATCATCACCCGGGCCGGCTGCGGCGCGGTCTGCGTCACCGAGGGGGCCCATTGCTGGGGCTGCCGCGGACTGGCCCCCCACGCCAACCTCGACGCCGCCAAGTACGTCATGATCGATCGGGGCGGGTTCTCCCGTCGCCAGGTTCAGGATCTTTTGCGATTCTACAACGGCTACACCAGCGCGCCCCTTTAGGCCGCGCCAAGGCACACGGAGCGGATATGAGCGACCTTGAACAGACCGCCGGGACCCCCGGCCCCAAGAAAATCAACGTCCACCACCTGACTCGGGTCGAAGGCCACGGCAACATCGTGGCCGAGATCGGCACCGACGGCCAGGTCGAGGCCTGCCGATGGGAGGTGCCCGAGGCTCCGCGCTTTTTCGAGGCCATGCTTCTGGGCAAGCATTTTTCAGATGTCCATCAGATCACCTCCCGCATCTGCGGCATCTGCTCCATCGGCCATCAACTGGCCTCTCTCCAGGCCACCGAGGATGCCATGGGGATCCGGCCCTCGATCCAGACCGTGGCACTGCGCAAACTGGCCCTGCACGCCGAAAACCTCCAGAGCCATCTGCTGCACGTGGCCTATCTGGTGTTGCCAGACCTTTTTGGTGTGGGCTCGGTCATTCCTCTGGCTTCCACCCACAAGAATGAACTGAAGACACTCATCTCCCTCCACCGCATGGCCAACGAGTTCAGCCGGGTCGTGTGCGGACGGACGACCCACCCCCAGCGACTCGTGCCCGGCGGGTTCGCCAAGCTGCCCACGGTCAAGGATCTCGAAACTCTGCGCCGGGATCTCAAGGATTCCCTCTCCGGCCTTCAGACCGCCGTTGACGTGCTGGCCTCGGTGGCTGGGGCCATTCCGGCATTCACCCGGCCCACTGAATACGTGGGTCTCGTTTCTCCGGCCGAATACGCCCTGCTTCACGGCCATATCAGCACCAGTCTTGACCAGACCCGACCGGCCGGCCACTACCGGGACGTGACCAACGAATACATGGTCCGCCAGTCCACGGCCAAATGGACCAAGAACAAGATGGGCTCCCTCATGGTCGGGGCCTTGGCCCGCTTCAACCTGAACCACGCCTACCTAACGCCTCGGGCCAAGGCCGCGGCCAAGGCCTTGGGCTTGAGTGCCCCCTGTCACAATCCCTACATGATTTCCGTGGCCCAATTGGTCGAGTGCGTCCACAGCGTGGAAGATTCTCTTGCCCTCGTGGACGGTCTTGTGGCCAGGGGCATCAAGGCCGAGGCCCGCATGGACATCCGGCCCCGGGCCGGCAAGGGCGTGGGCACGGTGGAGGTTCCCCGGGGGCTTCTCATCCACGCCTACGAATACGACGACCAGGGGCGCATCGTGGACGCCGACTGCGTCATCCCCACCAACCAGAACCACGGCAACATCCAGAAGGACATGGACGCCCTCATCCCCGACCTGCGGGATTTGACCGAAGCCGAGATCGAGCTGCGCCTGTCCATGCTTGTGCGGGCCTACGATCCGTGCATCTCCTGTTCGACCCATTTCATCGACATCCGTGGGGGTGGAGGTCGGGGGTCCATGGTTCGTTTTGTTCACCCGAACTGAAGCCGAGCCCTCCAAAAAATCGAACGGCCCGGGCGGTAGTATCGTCCGGGCCGTTTTGATTCTGAATCGACTCTTTGGTCGAAGCCTCTGTTTTTCGGCCGTCAAACCGATTTTTACAACCAGTCAATCGGATTGACAGATTGTAAAAATCTGACAGCGTTCAGTAAAAACTATGGATTGACGAGGCGTATCGGCCCGTAGCGACTAGGCCGGCCAGAAGATGGGCAGAAGCCAGACACAGACAGCCATGGTGACCGCCGTCAGAGGCACGCCGAGCTTCAGGTAGTCCACGAACCTGTAGCCGCCTGGGCTCATGACCAGGAGATGGGCCGGATGGGACAGGGGGCTGGCAAAGCTGGCCGAAGCAGCCAGGGCCACGGTCATCATCAGTAGATGCGGCGAGATGGCCAGGGCCTCGGCCGCGGTCAGGGCCACAGGGGCCATGAGAACCACCAAAGCCGCCGTGGGGATGACCTGGGTGGCGAGGACGGTGACGAAAAAGAGTGCAGCCACCACCCATCTGGGCCCGAAATCACCGACCGTACCGATCAAGGCTTCGGCCCCCAATCCCGCCGCGCCGGTTTTTTCCACAGCCACGCCCAAGGGGAGCATGCAGGCGATAAGGAAGATAACCTTCCACTCGATGGCCCGATAGGCCTCGTCCATGGTCAGGCAACCCAGGAGAATCATCAGGGCCGATCCAGTCAGAGCGGCAATGGCAATGGGCACCAAGCCGAGAATGGCGCTCAAAATCGTGGCGACCATGAGCACTGCCGCCACTGGGGCCTTTTCCAGACGTGGAGCCTGGGCGGCATCCTGATCCAGGACCAGGAAGTCCGGGTTCCGGGCCAAGGCCTCCAGGCTTCGCCTCGGGCCGTAGACCAGCAGGGCGTCCCCAAATTGGAGAGGCATGTCCTGGAGTCCGGTCCTGAAGGCCTGTCCTTTCCTCCAGACGGCCAAAACGCTCAGGCCATATTGTTCCCGAAAAAAAAGTTCGGCCAAAGTCCGGCCAACCAGGGTGGTCCGGGGTGAAAGAAGAACCTCGGTGACCCCGGCCTGCTGCGACTCCAGTTCGGCCATCAGGCCACGGTCGCCCTCTTCGACCTGGAGTTCTTGGAGAGCTTCAAGAACTTCCAGGTCAATGGGTGAACCCTGAACGACCAACAGATCACCGGCCAGAATTTTTTCCTGGGGTGATGGCATACAGAGCATGTCCCGCTCCCGGATGATCCCAACCACGGTCAATCCGAAGGCATTTCCCAGGCGGGATTCGACCAGATCGCGATCGGCCAACACAGACCCCTGCGGTACCCGCACGGACAGAAGACCGGTTTGGCGTTTGAACTTCGGCGATCGGGATTCGCCTTGGTCAAAGTCGGCCTGGACATCTTTGGGTTCGGCGATCATCCCGGCCTGGATCAAAGCGTCCAGGGCCTCGGGTTCGCCCTGGAGGACCAGACGGTCCCCCGGGACAAAACGATGGTGCAGCGGGTCGGCCGGAACAACGCCGTCCGGACCGGAGAGGCCCAGAACCTGAACCCGGAATTTGGGGCGCAGGCCACTTTGTCCCAAGGTCGTGCCGACCAGGGCCGAGCCCTCCACGATCAAGGCCTCGACCACGGCCAACCGCTTGCAGACCATGTCCTCGATTCCTCGAAACGATTCCGTCATCAAGTGCTGCCTGCCGTTGAATCGACGTAAATGCTCAGGCTGGCCGTGAACGATCAG
Coding sequences within it:
- a CDS encoding alpha/beta hydrolase, with translation MTESPGVFDEFSNNSEIPMSNRHPPQGFNFGSGLFKGLFSWAGLVYPRIRSVTNSFGTNPACILGPFFCPDSMEDFMPIPNIVLVHGGGSHGAVWNPVTMRLEALGRKVFHPDLSLPESSTLQDHGEQIVQVLSVAAADQPVVLTGHSYGGLVVAEAARQRPGLVKAMVFLDAAVPQLGKSLFDLLGLSGLDPRKDFGLEALHPYTAPSMVDMAALNDIPKLYVWCVKSDFAAVTRQAFEAARNAVPAARWRVMTLDSGHFAMTERPDEVAALLLEM
- a CDS encoding PAS domain S-box protein, whose product is MPTVTRQPSDHSKIRSREILENAPIGFFEADLEGRILFANPALAKIHGYESVEAMVAAEIFSAVCADPGSWERLVDLLKLQGRVNDFECRHKKMDGTLFWTTVHACLDNYAGKDNAVVQAFCIDATDASGAAAKLEKFRWLVCPERTEKGLIAPSGQCPANPAYKTEFSGTGAIGRCLDPDLLRQMAGECVELLGTSIAVMEKDGTYVLKADISQWCSLLDTASRTNCMAESNAMAMNSGQWLCHECWMKTCTKAMRIREPEESDCPGGIRCYAVPILANDEVIGSIALGLGSPPLDSGSLKTLAWRYRIPDDRLHAAATIYDPRPTFLIESTKNRVLSVARLIGSMVERFRAEDALRQSEDLYRVLVANASQAILVIQNGFITFANAYAEKISGFTAEEISGHPIHRFVHPDDQERVFTNFIRRLSGESLEPYPFRFIARDGSVKWVETTGVVFQLQGKDASLIFLTDITRHKLTEKALAQATGSTTGI
- a CDS encoding tryptophan/tyrosine permease, with product MSVRPSLSIMVTVSFLVVGNLIGVGILALPINTGLAGFIPALAGMVLLGGAMFFSAMVLAREAVQARKETFNLPSLYGAYLGRTGKWVAILANMLILYGLLVAYLTGGTTIIGNIFGLPEQFNWLVTLIFFAVLTGTALMKVDMILKYNSLIMICLFIFFGLMVGIGETNVESGALGYMDWRFLPYTAPIIVTAFHFHNIIPDVCTSLKWDLSAVWKTMLGGMLIGFVMNAVWIQVGIGVLPLEGTENSLLAAFEQNLPATVPMSAVIHSKLFLVASLVFSLLAIMTSYLANGMGLLSFIRDMTENQFHFQNRSLAAALTFGPPLAIALLWPDVFLTAINVVGGVGIVVLFGILPSLIFLRKNPGPGTRVLGLIMLVLFLVCLGLEIGQEAGLLHIHPEVEHWHPQLDSIPAP
- a CDS encoding Ni/Fe hydrogenase subunit beta → MTAYTVYLEQLPGLLDAWSRDYAVHVPVQTEPGFYDFAPWGKEVEIAWDYDVAYNSPKRFLLPSQEDLIAYDARSCTAEPVFEAPKQLLFGVHPYDVRAIAQLDQLLESGAPDQSYRRRREQTLIFALDPIRVAETAFWSTMGAGQADLGFDLYWTKIGPAAFLVVVGSAKGEELLKASGPIPQASVAERDAARRTAEAVRLVADRRGLRFPWQDIPALLEKSWNSRLWRERSEMCLACGSCNVVCPTCYCFDIREEMDLNMKTGRRFRTWDACMLPSFALIAGGHNFRAKALERYRHRYYRKGKYIYDLVGELGCVGCGRCVRACTAGIANPMEVYNALWEEFK
- a CDS encoding oxidoreductase encodes the protein MNRRNFSPYVPRPATLIRKERLSALVTLFEFAPDNGRPLAHKPGQFIQVSVFGVGEAPFSISSFPNPDTHHFEIAVRKIGSVTNALHVLNEGDKVAIRGPYGSFFPIQEFVGKDTIFVAGGLGYIPLRSLLRYQLKHRNEFGRIILLVGTRNPSERIFVDRLAELSARPDVDVYETVDVPDEHWTGHVGLVTTLLPKLTFDPDNTYVAMVGPPVMYKFVIAGCKDLGIHPSRIYVSLERKMKCGLGKCGHCQINGLNACISGPVFRYTDIESLQEAL
- a CDS encoding NADH:ubiquinone oxidoreductase, with the protein product MASKPRIAFFDFAGCEGDQLQVANLEERLLDLLEHVEVVNFREVMTERSDDYDIAFVEGSITTPADIDRIKGIRKRAKILVALGACATIGGVNCMKNFMDESVYRTHVYGPMARAYETIPARPVSAVVPVDAEIHGCPIDKEEFLRVTKELLLGRTPWLPDYPVCMECKAAGNICRYELGRPCLGIITRAGCGAVCVTEGAHCWGCRGLAPHANLDAAKYVMIDRGGFSRRQVQDLLRFYNGYTSAPL
- a CDS encoding Ni/Fe hydrogenase subunit alpha, whose product is MSDLEQTAGTPGPKKINVHHLTRVEGHGNIVAEIGTDGQVEACRWEVPEAPRFFEAMLLGKHFSDVHQITSRICGICSIGHQLASLQATEDAMGIRPSIQTVALRKLALHAENLQSHLLHVAYLVLPDLFGVGSVIPLASTHKNELKTLISLHRMANEFSRVVCGRTTHPQRLVPGGFAKLPTVKDLETLRRDLKDSLSGLQTAVDVLASVAGAIPAFTRPTEYVGLVSPAEYALLHGHISTSLDQTRPAGHYRDVTNEYMVRQSTAKWTKNKMGSLMVGALARFNLNHAYLTPRAKAAAKALGLSAPCHNPYMISVAQLVECVHSVEDSLALVDGLVARGIKAEARMDIRPRAGKGVGTVEVPRGLLIHAYEYDDQGRIVDADCVIPTNQNHGNIQKDMDALIPDLRDLTEAEIELRLSMLVRAYDPCISCSTHFIDIRGGGGRGSMVRFVHPN
- a CDS encoding SLC13 family permease, yielding MALDLIVLLCIILAALVVFVGGWLRVDLVGLLVLSALALTGLVTAQEALAGFSSPAVITVLAMFILSAGLTRTGIALKLGQPLQRFAKGSEAGLMAALMVSASILSALVNTTTVAAILLPATMELARRSGRSPSRLLMPLALGCLLGGPFTGISTPPNILVTEALVEAGLRPFGLFEFTPITGIIVIAGIVFVLLIGRRFLPHHSAEGGDNSLSRLGASYQLDVHVFTIRIPARSSLAGRTLAESRMGSALFLTVVALQRRGVLMLAPRPSETLESGDTLIVHGQPEHLRRFNGRQHLMTESFRGIEDMVCKRLAVVEALIVEGSALVGTTLGQSGLRPKFRVQVLGLSGPDGVVPADPLHHRFVPGDRLVLQGEPEALDALIQAGMIAEPKDVQADFDQGESRSPKFKRQTGLLSVRVPQGSVLADRDLVESRLGNAFGLTVVGIIRERDMLCMPSPQEKILAGDLLVVQGSPIDLEVLEALQELQVEEGDRGLMAELESQQAGVTEVLLSPRTTLVGRTLAELFFREQYGLSVLAVWRKGQAFRTGLQDMPLQFGDALLVYGPRRSLEALARNPDFLVLDQDAAQAPRLEKAPVAAVLMVATILSAILGLVPIAIAALTGSALMILLGCLTMDEAYRAIEWKVIFLIACMLPLGVAVEKTGAAGLGAEALIGTVGDFGPRWVVAALFFVTVLATQVIPTAALVVLMAPVALTAAEALAISPHLLMMTVALAASASFASPLSHPAHLLVMSPGGYRFVDYLKLGVPLTAVTMAVCVWLLPIFWPA